From a single Bemisia tabaci chromosome 10, PGI_BMITA_v3 genomic region:
- the LOC140225604 gene encoding heat shock 70 kDa protein 4-like has translation MMAADRQEKDRVDARNSLEEYVYELRGKLSEELSAYVVEKDRSSLVEQLDQMENWLYEEGEECVKQVYMDKLGSLRSIGDAIYQRKMEYEARPKALEELSVAIQLAFKNLEQYKAREDKLKNLDPATVEKSEQNIRNLHHWCEEKRAILSATPLHQNPPVSVAEILAEKEKAVSEIKLLSTMPKVAPEPAKQQPPPETIARVDAR, from the exons ATGATGGCCGCCGACCGTCAGGAAAAGGACCGAGTTGACGCGCGTAACAGTCTGGAGGAGTACGTTTACGAGCTCCGAGGAAAGCTGTCGGAAGAACTCTCAGCCTATGTTGTTGAGAAGGACCGATCGTCGCTAGTCGAGCAATTGGATCAGATGGAGAACTGGCTCTACGAGGAAGGGGAAGAGTGTGTCAAGCAGGTTTACATGGACAAACTTGGATCTTTAAGG AGTATCGGTGATGCCATCTACCAGCGGAAGATGGAGTATGAAGCAAGGCCCAAAGCACTGGAAGAACTGAGCGTAGCCATCCAACTTGCGTTCAAGAACTTAGAGCAGTACAAAGCAAGGGAAGATAAGCTGAAAAACTTGGACCCTGCAACGGTCGAGAAGAGCGAACAAAACATCCGCAATCTTCACCACTGGTGTGAAGAGAAGAGAGCAATCCTCAGCGCAACGCCTCTGCACCAGAACCCACCCGTCTCTGTTGCAGAAATACTTGCCGAAAAAGAG AAAGCGGTGTCGGAAATCAAACTCCTTTCGACGATGCCCAAAGTAGCGCCGGAACCCGCCAAACAACAGCCGCCGCCCGAAACAATCGCAAGAGTCGACGCAAGATGA